Within the Eucalyptus grandis isolate ANBG69807.140 chromosome 1, ASM1654582v1, whole genome shotgun sequence genome, the region CTTTCTATATACtcattttttcttaattctttcttgtATCCTATGTTGGACCTGGCACTTTATCCTTGAGAAGAGGAGTATGCTAAAGCTGTAATCTTGTACACTATATGTTAAGTCAAATGAAATTCAACCGAAAAGTTCCACCCGTAGTACTGTATGGAGGACGATACATGTATATGAGATTGGAAGCATTGGATCTTGTTTACTTGAGCCCACAAAATTTTGTTGTACGCCGAAATAATGATCAATTAGATGCACTTGCTGAAGATTTATCAGAAGAGAGGCATCCGGTGTCTGTACCAGTGGAAGATTGATCTAACAAGAAAGATCTGCCTGTAGGGAAGGGAGGCGATTTCGGGTGAGGAAGGTCTGATTCACTCCCGAGCATGAGGATGACTGTTGACATAGTAGGCCTAAAATTCGGATCCTCTTGAACGCACAATAGCGCTATATGGATCAATCTTAGAGCTTCGTTTCTTGGACATGAATTGATCAAGTTTGCATCTACTAGCTCTAGCCCTTTCCCTTCGTTCCATAGTAGCCATGCCTGTCAAAATCTTATCTTCTCTTAGTTTCAACTGAGAAAGGAAACAGAGATTTTACACATTCAATATGGTCTAATTGCGAAAGATAGAAGAAATATGGAGCTCACCCATGATACTAGGCTCTGACCATGctcacagttaaaaattgagcTGCACTTTCGTCCAGTGAGGATTTCAAGCAATAAGACcccaaagctatagacatcgGATTTCACTGAAAATAGTCCCTCCATAGCGTATTCCGGCACCATGTATCCACTGTCAATTATcaagattaataaaaaagaaagaagaacatttgaaccaaggaaaagaaagcaaaattgaAGGATATATATTAGGAGATTTAATCAGGTTGGCTCATCCTGTTCTTCTGATCGAATCATGTAGGAAAATCATATGATTCAGGTTTTTCCATAATAATAAACTCATTTAAAATGCAAATGGAAGTCCCTTACTATGTCCCGACAATCCTATCAGTGTTAGCTTCAATTTGATTGCCTCCAAAGATTTTAGCAGTGCCAAAGTCTGATATCTTTGGGTTCATCTCATCATCCAATAGCACATTGCTCGCTTTCAAATCTCGATGGATGATCTTAAGCCGAGAATCCTCATGCAAATACAAAAGGCCCTCACTATTCCCTTGATAATATGCACACGGTTTGTCCAAACTAATTCCCTCCTTTTCATTGAATCTGCCTtgggaaaatcaaaaaaaaaaaaaaaaattgtgattcaGTGAGCAATGCTTGATAGAGAACACAATAGCCAAACAAATAGATAGATAGAGGTAAGAGACTGAACCAAATAGGAAGGCATTGAGACTACGGTTCACTAGGTATTCATATACAAGAAGCTTTTCGCCTCTCTCTAAGCAACATCCCAATAGCCTCACTAGATTTCGGTGTTGAAGCTTAACAATGAGCATCACTTCGTTCTTGAAAGTAGACTACGGTTCACTTGGCTCGATCTCATCGAAAGCCTCTTGACTGCAATTTGTTTCCCATCAAGTAGCTTGCCCTACATTCAATAGTCATGTTCCCCAATAAGGAGTTAAGGAGAGTAAATTGTAGATAATGATATCATGTGACATGAAAGTAGACATCAGTATGAACTATATCAGTCTATCACGGAAAGTAAATTTCCTAACCTTGTAGACTGGCCCGAAGCCACCTTCTCCAAGCTTATTAGCATCGGCGAACTTGTCTGTAGCTGTTATTATGGTAGGCAGGTCAAAATAGTGCATCTCGCTGCTTTCGTCTTGGAATCCATTGTGCATGCTTCTCTCCTTCAAGGTTGTCCTATAAGCAGAATCCTCCATGCTTTGTAAAAGTATTCCTTCACTTCTTACTTCATCTGTATAATCACCATGTGTTTAGTATAAGACTAAACTAGTGTTATCCATTAATGGATTTGTCCGTTACTTGTACCTCCGTCCTGACTCTTTCTTCGCTTAAATAAGAAGTGACAAGACACCAGAAGTGCTGCCACTGCTGAAATCAATGATAGAGTGATGGCTATGATCTTCGTCGTGTTTTTTCCTCCCGTTCCTGCTTTCAATTAGTGCGTCAAACTGGGGATCAGGAACAATGCTAACACTGGCGTAACTACAGTCCTTATTGCTTATGAACTTGAATAACATAGAATGAGCCCAGAGGGAGCAATTCTTTAGCCGCAATTATTGGAGTTCAAAACAGAAACAAATTTATAGCGATGAAAGGCACAATTACTGACTGTTGATACCTGAAATTTCCATATATCCGAGCACAATAGCAAACAGAATTGAATCTACGATATATCCGAAAGACCAAATTACTGACGTTGAACCCGTAAAAGGTTTTTACATGAACAAATAACTTACTTTTTCTCTACCTAGCAAGACGTCATTCCATGAACTCGTTCGATAGACACAACCAATACTGCTCTAAACACAGTGACTCCTATATTAGAGCCTACAATTAGGGCAGAGGAAACATAAATGAATGTCCATGACCGTATAAACAAGACTAATCGTATACTTTCTAAGTATCAAGATTGGTTGATTCTGTGACTCATAACTTGCACACCAAATCATCTTACACTTTTTCAGTCTCAGGATTTTCCGAGTACTAATCATCTTACACTTTTTCAGTCTCAGGATTTTCCGAGTACTTACCTTCATCTGTTGATGAAGGCGGTGTCGCACTCGGAGTTGGTTGAGGCGAAGCCACCTGCTGCTGATAGAAAGAGTAATTCTCATATCGGAGGTTACAACTCGGGCTCAAAATTCGCCAACCCCTTTTCCCTTCACAGCACTGCTTGATATCCTCTGTCAACTGAGCCAAACAAGAGCTGCACTCTGTACTATTGATGTCTCTACTACACTGCACAAGTCCATATCTTTGCTGTGAGCCATCACCTCCGTTGGATTCACGCACTCCATACATCAGAGCAGTATATGGAACATCAGCCACAAGATTGTATATCAAAGCAAGAGCATTGATATCCGGATCATCGGGCGATGTGTTGTTCTCGACATTCCACATGAAGACCCTCGGCGATGTCGCCATCACTCCAAAGAAGTCGGTATTTGAGTAGCGCAGCATACACATGTCATACCATATGATCGCTTCCTGGCTGGATGGGCATCGGTTGCGGAGCGCCTGAGCTGCGATCTCAACGCAGGACTGGCAAGAGCCGCTCAGAACATCGCCCCGGCAGAGGAAAAGGCCAAAGATGCCGCTCAAGTCGTTCTTGTAGAAGCTATTGTTCCCAGATGCTCCAGCGGATAAAGAATCTAAAAGTGAGGCAAGATTGGAATTGAAAGTAGAGTTTGTTGTGTCATTGGACGAGCCTGAACAGAAATGGTAATTGTAGCTCGATTGGCCAGTGATGGGTTTGAATTCGATGAGCACAAACGCGACCACAACAACAAAGGGCATTGATTTCTTTCGCAGAGTCATTTGCTTTCCACACAGGTCCAATGGAAATGATATGCATGAAGAGGTGAGgcttaaaagggaaaagaaaaacaagaaaacttCACCTAGGTCCAAGTGTTGATCACTTTAGCTGGTGGTGGTATATCTGATTTCGTTGTATTTAACGTTGTCAGAAGAAATCTCTTGATTGGCTTTATTCGTATAATATATAGAGTAGTTGCTGTGGGCGGCGCGAAAATTCCAACCAGTGAAGTCTTTGTCATTGCGAAAGTCCACCAAACTTTTTAGAAGTCATTAGATTCTAGATTAACAAGTTCACCCATTCAAATTTATACGGCAGTAATGAAGGAAATAGCGACTTTGAACTGTCAAACACTAGCAGAAATTTGGTGGTCTTTTCGCGGTGAAGAAAATCTGCAATATCCCAATCGAAtcagagagaaaatgaagaaaaaaggaCGAAGTTTTCATTTCAATATGGCATTTTTATACTTATATGGAGGATAAATATTGTTACTTTTGAAATGGgatctttttctcttcattctcactcttgggaaaattgtccaaaagtccaTAAACCCTTCAATTGTATCTATTTAATCTTAAACCATTTgacaacttttcaatttagtttaaacattttaatgatttaccTATTTAGTTAttccagtcaattttgactagaaatcactaatgtggagATTTAGTTAGTACCGACATACTATGTGACACAACCGGTACTGGtgtaaagtaattttttttctttttttcctttcttttctttttctttttcctttgcccctctggtgagggctgcccttgGTTGATTTGACAAGGGTGGCCCTTGCGAACCCAAGTCTAGGCATTCCTCGCTTGAAGTCAACGGGGCCTTGTCAATGGCTAGTGGagtgaaaagggaaaagaaataaaagaatagaatagaaaaagcaaagaagagagagagagagagagagagagagagagagagagagagaaaatcatatatttatataaaaaaaattacaaaaattgttctcaTTAACGTCAATTGTGCCACATAAGACAGCTAGTATTAACTAGATAGCTACTTTAGTgattttcgataaaaaaaattggcgagagtgattaaattgataaattgttaaaatgtttattattAAACTGacatattaacaaaatatttaggattaaattggtacaatttaacagtttatgactaaattggcaagcagtcaaaagatttaggattaaattaccATAATTAAAAGGTTAAGACTGAACTGACCATTATAAGATAGG harbors:
- the LOC104441225 gene encoding cysteine-rich repeat secretory protein 38, coding for MTLRKKSMPFVVVVAFVLIEFKPITGQSSYNYHFCSGSSNDTTNSTFNSNLASLLDSLSAGASGNNSFYKNDLSGIFGLFLCRGDVLSGSCQSCVEIAAQALRNRCPSSQEAIIWYDMCMLRYSNTDFFGVMATSPRVFMWNVENNTSPDDPDINALALIYNLVADVPYTALMYGVRESNGGDGSQQRYGLVQCSRDINSTECSSCLAQLTEDIKQCCEGKRGWRILSPSCNLRYENYSFYQQQVASPQPTPSATPPSSTDEGTGGKNTTKIIAITLSLISAVAALLVSCHFLFKRRKSQDGDEVRSEGILLQSMEDSAYRTTLKERSMHNGFQDESSEMHYFDLPTIITATDKFADANKLGEGGFGPVYKGKLLDGKQIAVKRLSMRSSQVNRSLLSRTK